ttcagacatgtactgaccTCTAGATATCCTCCTGATATTCTCCTGAGGGGATGTGTGTGAGAACGAAAAATATCCAAATCAgttgttccagacattttccgggTTTTTTCCAGCTTTTGCCAGCTCTCTAGTAAATTGTCAGGagaatgtccaagtgagcccacGTGAGGATAcggcaggaaaaaaaatccagagaCTTTACAGTACAGACGACTGTGCGTGTTGATGACATTGCAAACACGGGACGGAAGGCTCGTGTGTCCCGGACAATCTcgtatgtgaaaggcaaaaacTCCAGACTAAATTTTCTGGAGTTCGTGTCTGAAAATGACTACTGTCTGTTCTTTCCAGCTACACTCAGTAGAAATGCATTTTGCTCTGATTGAAATGTTCACGATGTTTAGTTATAACCATCCtcttaagttttttttttttggttacATTTTCTCCATCACCTCTTTTGTGACTAAAACACGAAGACACAAATCATGCAAAGTCACAGATGAGTGAACAGATAAatcattttcctcttttgaCAGATCTTACTGTCATTCCTCAACCCGGGTGCCAATCGAATGAGGACTCAGATCCTGGAGGTGCTGGACATAGACCTGATTCGTAAGCAGGCCGACAACAATGCTGTGGACATCCAGGGACTTGCCTCTTACATTATGACCACCATGGGCAAGATGTGTGCACCGGTCAGGGATGAGGAGATTAAGAATCTGCGGGAAAGCTCAGATAACGTCGTGACACTGTTCAGGTAGacacaaagtttgttttgaaagCATTTAAAAACTTTCAAGTGCTAAAATTATACATTGTCTTGactgtttcttttcatcagGCAAATTTTCCGTGTACTGGACTTGATGAAGGCGGATATGGTCAACTTTAGAATTGATAATCTGCGACCggtgctgcagagacagagcgTTGAATATGAGAGGGCAACGTTCCAGAGCATCCTGGAAAAAACACCCAGTaagtaaacaagaaaacacttttCACTCTCATACTTTGTTATTATGTTTGTCAAATACTTTTATAGTATTATAAGCTGCTttaagacatgcactgaactctggggAGCCTCTGGAAATTTTCTGAAGGGGCTGTATGCGAGCAGCCAGGCCCTCTAGTAAAAATTTAGCAGAATGTCAGAAAAAGCCAatatgagaacacagcaggataaTCTCGCGAGTGGGGTTGTTGATAACGGCTGTACTGAGTTAGTATGATAACTTTATTCAGATGCTCTGGACCACACCACCTCCTGGATTAAGTCCGtactggaggagctgcagtctGCCACAGAGCAGAGTCGGGGGAAAGAGCGAGCTGTGCCGGGGCCTTTCCAGATCCTCAATGCTGCCCTCCTCCATATCCTCATGTGGGACTACAGTAAGAGTCCACTGCCTGAGGTAAGattgtgttgaatttgtgtttttaagagagaaagttttagttttttcttttgttggcTTTTATTCATGTGGCTAATTATTATTCGTGAAATATATAGGTTGAAATGCTTTTGTGGaataacatttttcaaacacCTTACACATAAAACTTTTATCTGAAGGTCTTTTCTAAATGTCTCCTAGGATTCAAAATCTCATCATCGAAAGAACAACAGAAATGTCTTTTTAGAGAGTGTTACATGCTGTTAATACGtctctgtgaaaacagtgaTGTCAGACTTGTTGCTGTGAGGTTGGGAAACCAAATATTGAGCTTTAAAGGAGCTTGAACTTCGATTTTTTaactttggacagagccaggcagAAGCAGGCATCTGGGGGCTCCTTCTAATGTTTAACTTTTACTGTCTGAATCTGTTTGTAAAGACAGTGATCAACAGAAAGAGAACATTACAGACGAGAGACACCACTGTAGTTTAGGCATCAGTTGAGACAGAGAGCCTGGTGTGTCCCCAACAGCTCCAACTGTTAATTTACTCAACACAACAAACTCCATAACCAtaaacaagtgaatttcccaaaatgttgaactatttaTTTCAGTCTCTTGTCTTGTTTCCCCTTCAGACGTGGATTACAGATGAGGTACGTTTGCAAGAGATTCAATGGAAGCTCCAGCAGTGTCAGGTGGTGAACGAGGTGCTGCTCATTGTGCACAGCACAATCGGTGGACCGATCCAGAGTTTACCCTCCCTGTCCGACCGCCTGAAGAGGATGACCAGTGTGTTGCTGGAAGGCATGCACAGGCCGTCAGTTCACGTTAATTCATCTCTTAACTTATCTGCTGTCTACTTCACATCAAAGAGGAACTCAAACCTtacctcttttcttctttatctttAGGGGCTTTAACCTAAAAGAGGCACTAGAGAGCGTCAGTGCTCAGATCTGCTGTGAGCTCAACAAGTCTCTTACAGAGAGGAACTACCCTGCACTGACCCCGGCGTTGCAGGCCACTCTCGCAGGCCAGATCTGCAGCATCACTCAGAAGGACAATCCCATCCGAACTCTAGTTGGTGAGGCAGAGAGAACACGAAACGCAAAATGAAGATGATAACCAGCCAGAAATCGTGGCTGGGATTTTCTAACCTTGTGTcattcttttactttctgtgcAGAGGATCGTGTGCAGCAGTACTTCATGATGCTCATCTGCAATCCTAAACCACAAGCCAAACTTGAACAGGTACCAGCTGGCTTGACTTCCATAAAGCCAGAACTCGCATTGATGGGAGCAAAGTTCATCACCCTGATCAACTATAACAAGAGCGTCTATGGACCTTTCTACGCGGATATCATCAGGAAGGTGATGTTCAGCGGGAGCCCACCAGCAGCAAACTCTCCTCAGAGCACGGCTCAGGACGCCGTCGCCTccgattaaaaccaaacattggCTCAAGGAGTCTTGTAGCTACTTGATATAGCTGAAGCTAAGGAGGTACCACAGCTGCACAGTACTACTGCTTTGCTCAGCCAGTGTTCTCCAATAGTTGGAGTTACCTTCAGTGTATTACAAATGTAGTATTTATCGCTACATTGAGCAGTGAAGGCACTGCAGTGTAGGCTCCATTAGGTCAACATTTAATGTGAACCTACATCCTTTGTGATCAATGTTCTAATATAGGCTTTCCTATGAGCATCCACAGCTTATACCAGACAATGATTCATATCTGAACCAGAGAGAACCTGCATTGTGAGTTTGTCAGTagaccataaactgtatataaagatggacgaaatgGCAGCCCCAAACATAGTaactgcagtataagtcataatccctgcctcctccatgttagcagatgtgacattgaccaaactaaaaagtctacATACACGACAAGTTTCTTAGGAtcaatttttctttatttggttCTGTGAAAACAGGCTGAAATTTAAGGATTGTCAGCTatgactgactcacgattgtTCGAGCGTGTGCAGCAGCGGGACCTCACGACATCCCCTGATGCTCCCTCTGGCTCAAAATGATGTCATTggtgcaaaatggcagcgttcatatctgcAGTATTTTGGTTTCATATCTGGTTAGTGGGATGatgtggagacgtgtcgtccatctttatttacagtctatgccATTGTCAGTTTCCTGCTTtgtcagagggaaaaaagggtAAAACCTTTGTATGTCTGAGACATACAATAAGCTTTATGCAGCAAAGATGAATAAAATtcaagcatatatatatatatatatatatatatatatatatatatatatatatatgtatgtatgtgtatatatctTAAAAATTAGCAGAGTAGCATTTACCTATGGTTAACTATGACCGCCATTAAACATACCAATGCAAATCATGAGGTAGCCCTTTTTCCATTGAATTAGATTTTGATCGTTCTCCCTTTTTTAACCAGCCACAGAACTAAATATTTCTCTGTTTGTAATCCACTGATATTATGCTACACAAGTAATTTAGATCTAGAAATGGATATTTGACTTTTCAAATAAGCAGTTGTCTGCATGAGTAGctttttgtttggattttgtCCTTTTAGTTTTTGCTTGCGAGTGTTTGTCATATGTTTTAATGTTCTACTCTTTTACTTGCATTCTGATGGTGGAATACTTGTTATATTGATGTAGTTGCAATTATTGTTACATTTTGAGGTACCGTCGTTTTTACAGTATTGTTATGTTGGCTGTTGAGGCTGAATTGGTTTTGGAAGGTGCTGAACTCAAAGTGATTTTGTGTCCAAAATTTCCCGCAGACCCAAATATGCTCAAAGAAAAAAGCAATTATGTGCTTGGGAAGTTTTTGTCCTCTGTACCAcagttaatataataaaaaagagaCACATTTGAAGTTAGTTGTTATGtattttacgtgtgtgtgtatgcgtgtgcaCATGTCTTAGgggcatgtgcgtgtgcgtgtttgggTTAAGATATGAATTGTGGTTAGGAATGAGACGGTTAAGGATAAAATATTAATTAGTTTGTCTACAATGAATTGAAGTACAAAAccaaaatgcaaaaaacaagcTACACTGGACTCAAAGtacataaaatattcatattaacatAATATCTGAAATGCTACCGCACAATATATTTACACTCATGTAATAACATTGTAAACATgctgataaaaatatatatatcgtAATTGTCATTAAAAATACACTAACCTCAATGGTTTTCTAAGCAAACAAATAGACATTAAAGTGAGGTATGTGTAGAAAcgtaatattaaataataatgcatTATACTGACAGTATTTACAGTGAATGTATCAGATATTCAAAATGATAGAAATCATGATTTTTGCTCAGAAAATTAGGAGGGAACAACCCATTTGAAGTACATCCTTAACGATTAAATATGGACCAGATtaaattctattattttctctaaatggaaatacattttaatttaattaataataatctcCCCGTCATtaaaagttaattattattCAGAAATGACTTTTGTAACAAGCTTTATGTTAAGTTCATCTGTTCAAGGCCCCTGTTGAGTAAACGTGCTGTCACCATGCAGCACTGGTACCTTTACAGACCGTCAGGAAAATCTTACAAAACTGCGGAGATTTGATTAAAAGTCAACGCTTACACGAATAGACGAATAGACGAATAGACACGAATAGAGTTGTCTAATTACAGATCGTGTGTGTATATTCAGCCCGGAAGGATCTTTCTGTGAGCTCGTTTTCTGTTTCTTCGCGAGGCCGACGCGTCTAAATTGGTCGAAACAGATTTAAACGAGCAAAATCAACGATCCGTGAAGGCGGCATCGGTTTGCCCAGTTACAGGATCTCGAAACGCGTGAGCTCATTCGGTCACGTGGTCGGAGTCTGGGCCGTGCTATTGGCTGCCGCGAACCGAggacagttgtttttgttgtgaatCCGGAAGCAGCCCTTCTCCTCGCGCTGGGCGTGTAGTTCAGCGTAAATACAGGGAAACAACGCGTTGTAAACTTTAAAACGTCCAGTCACCTCCCGGATATttacacttcaacacacaccTTGGTCGTTCCGGAGACGAAGCTGCCGGTAAGTATCCACAAGTGgcttctgtctttgtttccttgCAGCAGGTCTGAAGGAGTGAACTTGTTTAAACAAGTACGAGGAGGAGGCAGGTGTGCGCTGTTCAAACATGTAACCAGACTTGTGTGTTTATCCCCTGTTTCACTTCCCTGTTGTGGAGATGTGACCTGTCAAAGTCCGGGTCCCTCCTAAAAGTTCAAATCGTTGTCAGCCCCATGCAGTAGCTCGCTTGATTCAGATCTGGGACACAAACAATGAAGGTGTCTCACACGATCCAAATCATCATGCCAACATTTCATAGGGATCCGTGAGGGTGCGGCTCAAGCTGTGCTGACCTGACACAGAAGGACCCATGTTAAGAtctttttaaatacacaataacaACTTGTCAGACTCCCTGGGACCAGCAGAACTCTGTAAGCAAGATGAGATGTCATCATTTCTTTATATATGTTTGAGGGATGACAAGCAACAAAGGGGCCAAATGAGAGCATCTGCTCAGTGTCTCCCGGTTTACGGAAAACATGTTGTAGTGTACaaagatattttacaaaatgtggCTCTTTGTAGCAACAGTGTTTAgacttctctttcctctcgGTGTGGAAAATCTTGAATGTATAGATTTACCCCCAAAAGGTTGAAAGGTATATTTACTGTTGTAGCAATGCCTGGCAGACCTTTGTGGCTTTTAGGGAAAATGAAACAGCTGCTGGGAACCAGGCCTTATCACCCAGTGTCCCCACTAATGTTCTTGTGACTCAATGACTCAGTCAGGGTGTGTGAAAAGCATTCATAGAGAAGTGGAGTAGCAGCATGTTATTATCTGTGGCTTTGCAAGGACACGTTCAGTATTTCACTTTCCCCTCATGTGGGCGATTCATCTGTCATTACCCCACGTCATcgtttttccttgttttgtttcttactATGCAGTGCAACGGCATCCTGAATGGTCGGTGAGTTACGCAGAGATGGCGCTGGAGGAAGGGGCGCGGAGCTGTCTGCTGCGCTTTCACCACAGACTGGAAGAAGACATCAAACCCTCGTACCTGATGGACCAcatgatcagtgatggtgtgaTCAatggagacgaggaggagaggatcaGGACTCAGGTGAGCTCTGGACTCAAGTCTCAACAACTGACGGTTTAAGAAGTGAACTGTCAACTTAACTGATATCTGTGTTTCAGATACTTTACTTTTTAGATTGCTGTATCTTAGTCATGGCAAATCATGAAACTGTTCATCCACTCAAATGAGAACCCTCAAAGTATCAgcatgtaaaatatatattataccGTCCACCTCTCATCTCtactgtctctctccatctagCCCACCAGAAAGGATCAGGCTGCGgctctgctggagctgctgctgaggaagGACAACCGGGCCTACATCTCCTTCTACAACGCCCTGGTTAAGGAGGCATATAATGATTTGGCCAACATGCTTCACGATGACCTTCCGCAGGTCTCACAAAATGCACACAAGACCTCCTCTGATGGTTACACATCTAATGGTGAGGAAGGGGGGACATCGTGGGTGGAGAGACTGGAGGTTTGGAAGTTTGTTTTGTGGGTGTGTaggtgtctgtgagtgtgtattaTTAAACCCGTAGGTGTTATTTTATGCATGTTGGAAAGTTACACCTTTAATATCGATCCCCTTCCTGTTTGTATAACAGTCCAGGCGGTGCTGAGTGAAGGCGGTGTGCCACAGAGGCCTGTGGTGTTTGTCAGCCGACCGGAGCTTTTGAACCGGGTCAGAGAGAAACTCTACCGGCTGAAGAAAGAACCTGGCTGGGTCACCATCTTCGGGATGGCTGGCTCAGGCAAATCTGTACTGGCCGCAGAGGCTGTCAGATACCAAGGTATCATTGAAGGTGAGTTATCTTTAACTGATTCACTGAATCAACACTAATTGACACTAACACTGATTACTCAAGTAATCTTGGAGCGATTCTCATTGTCACTGATGCTACAGTTTCAACATTGTTGCTTAGTCATGAGCTTCGGGTAGCTTCTCACCTCTTTCCCTGTTTGACCTCTGTCTTTTcactctctgtccctctgcagaGTGCTTCCCTGGAGGCGTCCAATGGTTGTCTGTCGGCCAGCTGGACAAACCGGATCTGCTGGTGAAGATCCAGTCGCTGTGTTTCCGCCTGGAGCAGCACCTGGACACCCAGTCTCTCCAGCGCCCCCTCAACTCTCTGGATGAGGCCAAGGAGCGCCTGCGCTTCCTCATGCTGCGCAGATACCCCAGGTTGTCATGCTCAGATCATCGTGATGTACCTTTTAAAAATTtaagcaaaacacaaaattatgAAGAAAATACGATAAAttaagatatttgtttttttattcatttactgaGCCATGTGATTTTCAAGGTTTTCAGTAAATAGTGTACTTGATAGCTGCAAGAAGGAGATGATATATGTCattatttacttttatgtactttcatttctgtttccagtttattccgTCTGATCACTTGAAGGTGTCtattctggattttttttagaTCTCTGCTGATTCTCGATGATATCTGGGACAGCGCGGTGCTGAAGGTGTTTGATATCCACTGTCGGATTCTTCTGACCACCAGAAACAGAAGCCTCGCTAATTCAGTTAGCGGTACGCACCCTGTTGTTTACTCTGCTCACTACACATTTGCAAACTTGAATAAATGAAACCGTAGAAATTGTGTACACTGTAATTGTGCTATTATTTTATAGGTGCTAAATATGAGGTGGAAGTGGAGAGCGGACTGGATGAAAACAAAGGACTGGAGATACTCGCTCTCTACACTCAAACTAACGCCCTGCGACTGCCCGAGGAGGCTCGCAGCATTGTCCGAGAATGTAAAGGTCTGTAAACTGAAACACACTGAACATGCAATCTGTAAAAAGTGCAGATATTATTACGTATCTAATTTTGGCTTGCAgataaaatatacacatttctTATGGGGTCatagaaggaaacaaaaacctcTAAATTATGCGCCTACAAAAATCTGACGTAAATTAATCTTTAACACcaccaaaaaataaaagcagttaaaATTGAGTCCTCCTCAGCTTCTGCCGACAGATTTTGCCATAACACACAGTTGTTGCCCCCCCCGCCATAGGCTCCCCTCTGGTGGTGTCCCTGATCGGGGCCCTGCTCAAGGAGAAACCCGACCGCTGGCGTTACTACCTCtgccagctgcagcagaagcagtTCAAGCGCATACGGAAGTCCTCATCTTATGACTACGACGCCCTGGACCAGGCCATGGCTGCGAGCATCGAGGTCCTGCCTGACGAACATCGAGAGCTCTACAAGGACCTCGCTGTGATCGAGAAGGACGTTAAAATCCCAGCGAAGGTTTGGCTTAAACTTaagtgtttctctgtggtcTAGCATTAAACAAATTAAGCATGGTTCATTCTGCTACTTGTAATGGACTCATCTCACTATGGTCCAGTGCTTGGAAAATATCCCATGATTCTCCTCTATAGAAGAACTAAAACTCCCAGTCTTTTCAAAGGTCACACAGGGTAAACCACGTTGTCCCTTCTCCAAGGTGTTGTCTGTTCTGTGGAACATGGAGcccgaggaggtggaggacatTCTCCAGGAGTTTGTCAACAAGTCCCTGCTTTTTGTGGACGCGAACAATAAACCCTGCCTGTATTACCTCCACGATCTTCAGCTGGACTTCCTGGTGGAGCAGAACCGTACCCAGCTGGAGGTGACATCTCAAACTCTTTGATTCTTTCTGTTAAGTGTCAATTCAACAACTTAAACTTAAAAGCAGATTTACAGACGTGGTTTTACAATAGAGGTGTTGGTAAGCATAATGCCAAGTGgatataatgaaaacatttaacagtcaACGAGACATCaattaatatttgatttcagAGTCTTCACGCTAAAGTGGTGCGTCAGTATCAGCAGCACTACAGAGACGGTCCTCCCATCTTCGGAGACGAGGAGTGTCTTTATTGGATCAGATTTCTGACCTACCACATGGCTAAAGCCAACCTTACCCaggtctctcacacacacacacacacacacacacacacacacacacacacacacacacacacacacacacacacacacacacacacacacacacacacacacacacacacacacacacacacacacatgttaacaGTTATATACAAAACAAAGGAACATACATGTTTCTCGTAAACTgaaacagtttttctctttttctcaccaTGACTGTCCCCATGTCTTTTCTCATGGTGTCTTTCTGTCCAGGAGCTCTACTCCCTCATGTTTTCTCTGGACTGGGTCAGCATCAAGGCCCAGATAATGGGTCCAGCTCACCTCATCAGTGACTATGTGGAGTATGGACCAATTCTGGACAAAGAGGTCAGCAGATTATCCAACTTTACTTTGCatgaaacaaagtgtgtgtgtgcgtgtgtctgtaaGTTTTTTACCGTCACAAGACAAGATTTAAAGGGTCAGAAGGTAATGGTGTCGCTCACAGcccttcattaaaatgtgagctgtatactatataaataaatatacacgAGTCCCTCCCCTCAGGGAAAATACAAGTTTAGAAGTCCATCTGTCCCTCTTGCCCTCTCCGTGAAACTttgtgaattaaataaaaagtgtgacCATCTgttatttccccccccaaaGTTGTTCATGATTATCTCCTTTACAAAGATAAGTGTTTTTGCCCTTCCACATTTTGGCTGTCCCCTGGTCCCTTTCCAATTTCCATCACTACAAGAGAGAGGGCAGATTTGATAAAGGTTTATTCGACACAAGTGAGGACGCGTGGGGCTACGCAACTGATTAACCAGGACGTGCATCGTAAGAGGACATTGTTCTTCTTATAACAGTAATTTAATCTCAATGTGAGTGCATAATGTTTTCATGAGTAATTTTCAACCTCCTCCGCACCTCTAGAGATAagtgagtttatttatttttataaaagcaCAATTCAAgagtaacaaagtgcttcactaCAAACTACAAATACCGCACTGTGGTTGTATGCGTCCGTCCAACCAGAGAAGTTTCAGTcaacataatttatttttccaaattcATATGACGTCCCTTTGACcgttgaccactgaaatcttaCCAGTTAATTTGTGAGgttaagtgaacatttgtgctaAATTTGGATTCTCACGAGGTGTTAAACATTATTGAAAGACCACAAACAAATTAGAAACAGAAAATTCATGGGTGACAATGATTTGATTCACTCTTGTTAATGTAGAAGCAGTCCTGAAACAGCATTAGAACACCAATAACTTACATTCAGAATTAGAATTTTTATCATGACAATGACAAAGTTTACAATAGGCTAAGCAAACAACTTAGATAAGAAACAaggtcaaacaaacaagcaaagagGATGATAAGGGCAAAACACAAGTGTTAGGGTGATAAATATGGAAAGACTTGTCCAAAGACATTTGTCGTTTTCCATTTAACAGACTCCAGtggactttttcttttctgtcctcCCAGAACAGCGAGGTGCGCAGTCAGTTCCAGGAGTTCCTGTCTCTGAACGGCCACCACCTGGAGCAGCGTCCTTTCCCCGACGTGGTGCAGCTCGCTCTGTCTCAGCCACACACCTCCGAGGTCTACAAACAGGCTCTGCTGCAGGCACAGGAGCGGACCAGCACGGGGAAACTCTACTTTGACTGGCTGTATGCAAACAGTTTTACACGGTGTTTGACGTGTTCTCAAATTATACGTGCAGATCAGATGTATTATAATTTCCTTCTTAGGTGAAAACTGTGAGCACAGTTACACAGAAGAGTTCTGCAGATGTACATAGTAAGATAAAACGCGAATTGTCACATCACTCATTTAAAGTGACATGGTGAGATAAATGCAATCAAGTCAGTCTCATACTTCAGTTAAATGACTTTATTGCAATTTAAATTTGTAACCTGAACATTTTATTCTAACCCTGTCTGCTTTCAAATTGTTATCGGTGatcatgtgttgtgtgtcctaGTTTTGACGattctttgtgtatttatgcgtgtgtttgtgtgtatgtgtgtgtgtgtccaggaaTAAGAGCAGTGTGGAGAGTCTCTCCCGTCTGGTGATCCACCCCCACCAGGGCTCCATCTACTCTGCCTGCTTCTCCCATGACGGAGCCAAGATCGCCACCTGTGGAGCCAGCAAGACACTCAAGGTATCAAAGACTTGTTtcttttgaatatatatatatataattatgtgtgtgtctgtgtgtgtgtgtgtgcaggagagagatagagagaaagaaattgTGAAGGGCAAATAGTTTCCATGGAGACAAAATAGTGGAAAATATGAAGAGTGATCCACTCTTAAGGGCAGAAGtttgtgtataaataaaaaaatttaaaaaaatttaataaaatggGATTTGTAAAGATACAGAGATTTGAAGTGTTGATCTTGTCCTCGGCAACAGATAAGATTAGGGTCTGATTGTTAAATCTTATGATGATATTGAAGGGTCATATACTTTGGACCTTTGAAACCAGAAGTGAATCTGTAGTAAATTTGTGCTAATGAGTTCAGTCAGTACTTTTACTGCGCATATATGTGTTGTAATTGAACTGCTGTGATCGTACCTGCCTGCTCAGGTGTTTAAAAGCACCACAGGCGAGAAGCTCACAGAGATCCAGGCCCACGATGATGAGGTGCTCTGC
The sequence above is a segment of the Hippoglossus stenolepis isolate QCI-W04-F060 chromosome 22, HSTE1.2, whole genome shotgun sequence genome. Coding sequences within it:
- the apaf1 gene encoding apoptotic protease-activating factor 1, with product MALEEGARSCLLRFHHRLEEDIKPSYLMDHMISDGVINGDEEERIRTQPTRKDQAAALLELLLRKDNRAYISFYNALVKEAYNDLANMLHDDLPQVSQNAHKTSSDGYTSNVQAVLSEGGVPQRPVVFVSRPELLNRVREKLYRLKKEPGWVTIFGMAGSGKSVLAAEAVRYQGIIEECFPGGVQWLSVGQLDKPDLLVKIQSLCFRLEQHLDTQSLQRPLNSLDEAKERLRFLMLRRYPRSLLILDDIWDSAVLKVFDIHCRILLTTRNRSLANSVSGAKYEVEVESGLDENKGLEILALYTQTNALRLPEEARSIVRECKGSPLVVSLIGALLKEKPDRWRYYLCQLQQKQFKRIRKSSSYDYDALDQAMAASIEVLPDEHRELYKDLAVIEKDVKIPAKVLSVLWNMEPEEVEDILQEFVNKSLLFVDANNKPCLYYLHDLQLDFLVEQNRTQLESLHAKVVRQYQQHYRDGPPIFGDEECLYWIRFLTYHMAKANLTQELYSLMFSLDWVSIKAQIMGPAHLISDYVEYGPILDKENSEVRSQFQEFLSLNGHHLEQRPFPDVVQLALSQPHTSEVYKQALLQAQERTSTGKLYFDWLNKSSVESLSRLVIHPHQGSIYSACFSHDGAKIATCGASKTLKVFKSTTGEKLTEIQAHDDEVLCCAFSPDDRLLATCSSDRKVKVWNVERAKLLRVFAEEHQEQVNHCQFTNTKRQVLLATCSDDNVLNVKVWNLNRPSSQNTMFGHFEPVNHCCFSPDDTYLSTSSNDGTVKLFQVSSANEWKTINVSSMFTESDEAVLIKCSTWSADGKRIICAARNGVLVFDVETSDMLLEIKTNRMSTVQYCDACPTSNLLAIAFSNYAVELWDLESNKKMADCSGHLSWVQRVQFSHDGSQLLSCSDDQTVRLWETKKVHTTSAVRLKRDSDVLFCDGEITVSAADNCNRLQVRDGKTGSVLFQSEEQSSRIRCTCMCKQPSAVALGQEDGTVQVLAVPSGKLLATLLGHTKTVLHCQFSQNGQTLITSSEDTTIRVWRWQSGEGRVLQGHKEQVRCFSWLNSSAADTRLLSWSYDGTVKVWDIESGEKLQDIDTHQGAILSCHVSPDGCLFATTSADKTAKLWRCESWQCLHTLSGHQDCVRSCRFSWDSRCLATGDDNGEIRLWSVKDGSLLKICSRDGKDGMDSLHGGWVTCLHFSPDNSLLVSTGGYIKWWDVERGEALQTFYPAGSALKRIHVSSDFSTFVTIDSIGILYILQRVV
- the tcp11l2 gene encoding T-complex protein 11-like protein 2, producing the protein MPLNDERPTSTSSGEDQGSDVESSSERCDSMTSTGYPDCSRESFTSDGSSKHSTPSSSPPKTLTMDEVMDSASDLFKLSLAHEITVNRNFHLEPVSLPQDSLWKMVSDNVHKAFWDILEAELNDDPPEYGHAIKLLEEIREILLSFLNPGANRMRTQILEVLDIDLIRKQADNNAVDIQGLASYIMTTMGKMCAPVRDEEIKNLRESSDNVVTLFRQIFRVLDLMKADMVNFRIDNLRPVLQRQSVEYERATFQSILEKTPNALDHTTSWIKSVLEELQSATEQSRGKERAVPGPFQILNAALLHILMWDYSKSPLPETWITDEVRLQEIQWKLQQCQVVNEVLLIVHSTIGGPIQSLPSLSDRLKRMTSVLLEGMHRPGFNLKEALESVSAQICCELNKSLTERNYPALTPALQATLAGQICSITQKDNPIRTLVEDRVQQYFMMLICNPKPQAKLEQVPAGLTSIKPELALMGAKFITLINYNKSVYGPFYADIIRKVMFSGSPPAANSPQSTAQDAVASD